In Microbacterium sp. Root553, the genomic window GTTCGTGCAGGCGGATGCCACGGACCTCCCGTTCGCCGATGCGGAGTTCGATGCGGTCACGATGTCGTACGCGCTGCGCAACGTGAACGACCCGAAGAAGGCGCTCCGCGAGCTCCTTCGCGTCACCAAGCCGGGCGGTCGTCTGGTGATCAACGAGTTCTCCACGCCACCGGGCTCGGTGTTCCGCGCCGCCTACCGCTTCTACAACTCACAGGTGCTGCCGCGCGTGGCCCGCGTCGCTGGCACGAACGGCGACGCCTACGACTACCTGAACGAGTCGATCCGCGACTGGCCCGATCAGAAGAGGCTCGCGGCGTGGATCCGCGAGGCCGGATGGTCCGAGGTCGAGTACCGCAACCTCTCGTTCGGGATCGTCGCGCTGCACCGGGCGGTCAAGCCCGCGTGAACACCGCGCGCGGACCCGCACCCCTGACGAAGGTAGGCTGAGATCGTGACTTCGAGCCGCGTTGCCCCGGGTTCGCGACTGGCGAGCCGTCTCGGCTTCAGCGACCGTGTCTTCATCGGCACGGCCGGCCGCCGTGTCGCGCAGGCGATCGAGGAGGGCCTCGAGCGGGTCGAGACCGGCCTCGCCGACGACGTGCGCGTCGCCGATCCGTTGGCCGATGCCGCCAGCCGCTACCTCTACGAGGCCGGCGGCAAGCGCATCCGGCCGGTGCTGACGCTGCTCGCCGCGCAGCTCGGCGACGGCAACATCGACGCCGTGATCGACGTGGCCAAGGCCCTCGAGATCACCCACCTCGGCTCGCTGTACCACGACGATGTGATGGACGGCGCCGACCGCCGCCGGGGCGTGCCCGCCGCGCAGACCGTGTGGGGCAACAACATCGCCATCCTCACCGGCGACATCCTGTTCTCCCGTGCGAGCCAGCTGATGTCGCGTCTCGGTGAGCGGGCGATCCGTCTGCAGGCCGACACCTTCGAGCGGCTCGTGCTCGGCCAGATGCATGAGACCCTCGGCGCTCAGCCCGGCGACGACCCGATCGAGTTCTACCTGCAGGTGCTCGCCGACAAGACAGGTTCCCTGATCGCGGCGGCGACGCAGGGCGGCGTCATCTTCTCCAACGCCCCCTCCGCGTACGAGGAGCCGCTGCGGGTCTACGGCGAGAAGATCGGCGTCGCGTTCCAGCTGCTCGACGACGTGATCGACCTGTCCGCCAAGCCCGAGGACACGGGCAAGGTGCCCGGCACCGATCTGCGTGCCGGCGTGCCGACGATGCCCTACCTGCTGCTGAAGGCCGAGACCGACGACGCGTCGATCGACCTGGCCGCCCGCATCGACGACGGCGTCGCGCGCATCGCCGACGGCGCAGATCCGTCGATCCTCGACGGACCTCTCGCCGAGCTGCGCGACCACGTCGGAACCGACAAGACTCGCGCGCTCGCGCACTCCTGGACGAAGGATGCGATCGCCGCGCTCACCGCGCTCCCGCGCGGCACGGTGCGCGAGGCGCTCACCCGTTTCGCAGAGACCCTCGTCGAACGCTCCAGCTGAGGCGTCGCGGCCACGGCCGCGCACTCCGGACGCGACGGCATACGAAAGGACCCTTATGACCAAGCTCAGACTGGCCATCGTCGGAGCGGGCCCCGCCGGCATCTACGCCGCCGACATCCTGCTGAAGGCCGAGCGCAAGTTCGACGTCTCCATCGACCTGTTCGAGCAGCTCCCCGCGCCCTACGGTCTCGTGCGGTACGGAGTGGCCCCCGATCACCCGCGCATCAAGGGCATCATCAACGCTCTGCGCGATGTGCTCGATCGCGGCGACATCCGGCTGTTCGGCAACGTCCGGTTCGGCGAGGACGTCACCATTGACGACCTGAAGAAGCACTACAACGCGGTCATCTTCGCCACCGGCGCGATCCGCGACACCGAACTCGACATCCCCGGCATCGACGCGGTCGCCTCCTACGGTGCCGCCGACTACGTCAGCTGGTTCGACGGCCACCCCGACGTCCCTCGCGAGTGGCCGCTCGATGCGGCATCCGTCGGAGTGCTGGGCAACGGCAACGTGGCACTCGACGTCGCCCGGATGCTGGCGAAGCACGCCGAGGACCTGCTGGTCACCGAGGTCCCCGAGAACGTGTACGAGGGGCTGAAGGCCAGCGAGGTCACCGACGTCCACGTGTTCGGGCGCCGCGGCCCCGCGCAGGTCAAGTTCACCCCACTCGAGCTTCGCGAGCTCGGCGAGCTGCGCGATGTCGACATGGTCGTCTACGACGAGGACTTCGACTACGACGAGGCCTCGAAGGACGCCGTCGCCAGCAACAAGCAGGTGATGGTCATCGATCGCGTCCTGCAGTCGTGGCGCAAGCGCGATTCGGTGAACAACGCCGGAGGCACCGCCTCGCGCCGACTGCACCTGCACTTCTGGGCGCGGCCCGTCGAGGTGCGCACGGACGATACCGGTCGCGTCGCCGCCCTCGTCTACGAGCGCACGCGTCCCGACGGTCAGGGGGGAGCGGTCGGCACCGGCGAGATGCGCGAGGTGCCGCTGCAGGCCCTGTACCGTGCGATCGGCTACTTCGGTTCGCCGCTGCCCGGGGTGCCTTTCGACAAGAAGCACGGCGTGATCCCGAACCGCGAGGGCCAGGTGCTCGCCAAGGATTCCAACCAGCAGATGACGGGCATCTACGCCACGGGCTGGATCAAGCGCGGCCCGGTGGGCCTGATCGGCCACACGAAGTCCGACGCGATGGAGACCGTGCGCCACATCATCAACGACCAGGGCTCCTGGTGGCATCCGGAGGACCCGTCCGAAGAGGCGATTCCTGCTCTTCTTCGGGAACGCGGCGTCAGGTGGACGGATCTCGACGGCTGGCACCGGCTCGACGAGCACGAGGTCGCCCTCGGCGCACCGCACGAGCGCGCCCGCGTCAAGGTCGTGCCGCGCGACGAGATGGTGCGCGTCTCCCGCGGCGAGTGACCGTCATCTGATCGTTGTCGGCACCTCGCGTGTCGGGGCGAGGGCGTCTTTAGGCTGGACGCATGCGACTGCGTTCCTTCCTCGTGCTCGGCACGGCCGCTCTGCTTCTGATCTCCGGATGCACGGCGGCGCCGACTCCGACGCCGCGGCCGTCGGGATCGCCGTCGGTATCGGAGACGACCACGCCCACCCCCGAGCCGATCGTCGAGCCGGAGGCCGCGTTCGACGTGACGTGCGACGACGTCGCCGCCGAGATGAGAGACCTCGTGGGGGAGCCGTCCAGCCCCGTCGAGCCCGCGCTGTCTGTGGTGTCGACGATGAGCTGGATCCCCGGGCCCGCCCAGTACATGTTCCAGCGTGCGGGCGGCATCGCGTGCTCTGCGGGCGCGACCGGCGAGCAGCACTGGGAGGTGGCGCTCGTGCCGGAGGCGGAGAGCGTGATCGCCGGAGCCACCGAGCGGGACGGGTACTTCGGGG contains:
- a CDS encoding ubiquinone/menaquinone biosynthesis methyltransferase; amino-acid sequence: MFDQVAAGYDRTNTAMTVGNDALWRAAATRAVAPKPGEKILDLGAGTASSSASLARSGAQVVAADFSPGMLAEGQRRHGSIRNLSFVQADATDLPFADAEFDAVTMSYALRNVNDPKKALRELLRVTKPGGRLVINEFSTPPGSVFRAAYRFYNSQVLPRVARVAGTNGDAYDYLNESIRDWPDQKRLAAWIREAGWSEVEYRNLSFGIVALHRAVKPA
- a CDS encoding polyprenyl synthetase family protein — protein: MTSSRVAPGSRLASRLGFSDRVFIGTAGRRVAQAIEEGLERVETGLADDVRVADPLADAASRYLYEAGGKRIRPVLTLLAAQLGDGNIDAVIDVAKALEITHLGSLYHDDVMDGADRRRGVPAAQTVWGNNIAILTGDILFSRASQLMSRLGERAIRLQADTFERLVLGQMHETLGAQPGDDPIEFYLQVLADKTGSLIAAATQGGVIFSNAPSAYEEPLRVYGEKIGVAFQLLDDVIDLSAKPEDTGKVPGTDLRAGVPTMPYLLLKAETDDASIDLAARIDDGVARIADGADPSILDGPLAELRDHVGTDKTRALAHSWTKDAIAALTALPRGTVREALTRFAETLVERSS
- a CDS encoding FAD-dependent oxidoreductase — translated: MTKLRLAIVGAGPAGIYAADILLKAERKFDVSIDLFEQLPAPYGLVRYGVAPDHPRIKGIINALRDVLDRGDIRLFGNVRFGEDVTIDDLKKHYNAVIFATGAIRDTELDIPGIDAVASYGAADYVSWFDGHPDVPREWPLDAASVGVLGNGNVALDVARMLAKHAEDLLVTEVPENVYEGLKASEVTDVHVFGRRGPAQVKFTPLELRELGELRDVDMVVYDEDFDYDEASKDAVASNKQVMVIDRVLQSWRKRDSVNNAGGTASRRLHLHFWARPVEVRTDDTGRVAALVYERTRPDGQGGAVGTGEMREVPLQALYRAIGYFGSPLPGVPFDKKHGVIPNREGQVLAKDSNQQMTGIYATGWIKRGPVGLIGHTKSDAMETVRHIINDQGSWWHPEDPSEEAIPALLRERGVRWTDLDGWHRLDEHEVALGAPHERARVKVVPRDEMVRVSRGE